The Euphorbia lathyris chromosome 3, ddEupLath1.1, whole genome shotgun sequence genome contains a region encoding:
- the LOC136222244 gene encoding serine/threonine-protein kinase GRIK1, protein MYRKTYSLARVMGCCSCFGFSWKPKQKTRPISVRNNLSREYLLDEEIDDEDDVSYNGEISDSAYEEYDELPNRAKHSEEILRIRQQNGTICRQFPVKETQKLVRSEDENGIKMINEYVREYKIGAGSYGKVVLYRSCVDGRKYAIKAFHKSHLLKQRVAPSETAMGDVLREVLIMKMLDHPNIVNLIEVIDDPHTDHFYMVLEYVDGKWVNGGGIEESTARKYLRDIVSGLMYLHAHNVVHGDIKPDNLLVTSSGTVKIGDFSVSQVFEDDNDELRRSPGTPVFTAPECCLGLTYHGKAADTWAVGVTLYCMILGHYPFLGETLQDTYDQIVNNPLVLPNEMNPQLRSLLEGLLCKDPQQRMTLDAVAQHSWITGEDGPMSRYLCWCKRNSIESKQYNERNVENHITATGIDESRTY, encoded by the exons ATGTACCGCAAGACGTATTCACTTGCTAGAGTAATGGGCTGTTGTAGCTGTTTTGGCTTCTCCTGGAAGCCAAAACAGAAAACAAGGCCCATTTCTGTGAGGAATAATCTATCCAGGGAATATTTGTTGGATGAAGAGATTGATGATGAGGACGATGTCTCGTATAATGGTGAGATTAGTGACAGTGCTTATGAAGAGTATGATGAGTTGCCAAACCGTGCCAAACATTCGGAGGAGATTTTAAGAATTAGACAACAAAATGGAACGATTTGCAGGCAATTTCCTGTCAAGGAAACCCAAAAACTCGTTCGCTCAGAG GATGAAAATGGTATAAAGATGATCAATGAATATGTTCGTGAGTATAAGATTGGTGCTGGTAGCTATGGAAAAGTG GTTCTTTATCGAAGCTGTGTAGATGGAAGGAAATATGCAATTAAG gcTTTTCATAAGTCTCATTTATTGAAGCAGCGGGTTGCTCCTTCAGAGACTGCAATGGGTGATGTTCTCCGTGAG GTTCTCATCATGAAAATGTTGGATCATCCCAATATTGTTAATTTAATTGAGGTGATTGATGACCCACACACAGATCACTTCTATATGG TTCTTGAATATGTGGATGGAAAATGGGTTAATGGAGGTGGAATAGAAGAAAGTACTGCTAGAAAATACTTGCGGGATATTGTCTCAGGGCTAATGTATCTCCACGCTCAT AATGTAGTTCATGGTGATATTAAACCTGATAACCTGTTGGTTACTAGTTCTGGTACAGTGAAGATAGGAGATTTCAGTGTTAGCCAGGTGTTTGAG GATGATAATGATGAGCTCCGACGGTCACCTGGGACCCCTGTTTTTACTGCGCCTGAGTGTTGTCTAG GGCTTACCTATCATGGCAAAGCTGCTGACACATGGGCAGTGGGAGTGACTTTGTACTGTATGATTCttgggcattacccatttcttGGAGAAACACTACAGGATACATATGACCAG ATTGTTAACAATCCTTTAGTGCTTCCAAATGAGATGAATCCACAGCTGAGGAGCTTACTTGAAGGACTACTTTGCAAAG ACCCACAGCAAAGGATGACATTAGATGCAGTAGCACAGCATAGCTGGATTACTGGAGAAGATGGACCAATGTCTCGGTATCTATGCTGGTGCAAGCGAAATAGCATCGAGAGCAAACAATATAATGAGAGAAACGTTGAAAACCACATAACCGCCACTGGAATCGATGAGAGTCGAACTTACTGA